A genome region from Bradyrhizobium commune includes the following:
- a CDS encoding TetR/AcrR family transcriptional regulator: MSDGKGDVWVEAGFAELARSGVEGVRVEVLAKNLGVTKGGFYRRFADRAALLDAMLERWREGRAASIAQQTSLDGEAPRERLRAVIQLYSERLNPEGMAIELAIRQWARSDGSAAAAVASVDAARLKHVAELYRATGLAAEEADAQAFLFYCFIFGQSLLFVERGPRKRSQLVAKSAEKLLT; the protein is encoded by the coding sequence ATGAGCGACGGCAAGGGCGATGTCTGGGTCGAGGCAGGGTTTGCCGAACTCGCCAGATCGGGGGTCGAGGGGGTGCGGGTCGAGGTGCTCGCCAAGAACCTGGGCGTCACCAAGGGCGGCTTCTACCGCCGCTTCGCCGACCGGGCCGCGCTGCTCGACGCCATGCTGGAACGCTGGCGCGAGGGACGCGCGGCGTCGATCGCGCAGCAGACGAGCCTCGACGGCGAGGCGCCCCGCGAGCGGCTGCGGGCGGTGATCCAGCTCTATTCCGAGCGGCTCAATCCGGAGGGCATGGCGATCGAGCTCGCGATCCGGCAGTGGGCGCGTTCCGACGGGAGCGCCGCGGCGGCGGTCGCGAGCGTCGATGCGGCGCGGCTCAAACACGTCGCCGAACTTTATCGCGCCACCGGCCTTGCAGCCGAGGAAGCCGATGCGCAGGCCTTCCTGTTCTACTGCTTCATCTTCGGCCAGAGCTTGTTGTTCGTCGAGCGCGGCCCGCGCAAGCGATCACAGCTCGTCGCGAAATCGGCCGAGAAGTTGTTGACCTGA
- a CDS encoding M20 family metallopeptidase, with protein MDNRSDIWRGIDTIKGRFIDLSDKVWGMPEVCYTEARSAAEHLAELRHQGFRITEKVAGIPTAVMGEWGEGGPVIAFMGEYDALPGLSQEAGVAEHRPVETGGHGHGCGHNLLGSAALLAATAVKDWLAENKVPGRVRYYGCPAEEGGAAKAFMVRSGAFEDADIAITWHPHSFWEVAVTPSLANTRADFIFTGRTSHAAASPHLGRSALDAVELMNVGVNYMREHMPSDARVHYALLDTGGIAPNVVQAHARVRYSIRARDLPGMNELAGRVSKIAEGAALMTETKVEMKIISAVSNILPNTPLEQALHRVMEELGPPHFDDADKGFANQIRGTLTDKDIASVYYAIGMEPTDRPLADFLVPLDAKRNPLVGSTDVGDVSWVVPTVQVHAPTVAIGTPFHTWQVVAQGKSSHAHKAMVQAAKAMAGLGIKALIEPELIKAAKADLKKRTAKTPYVCPLPDHVSPPLNMSVM; from the coding sequence ATGGACAACCGCAGCGACATCTGGCGTGGCATCGACACGATCAAGGGACGTTTCATCGACCTCAGCGACAAGGTCTGGGGCATGCCCGAAGTCTGCTACACCGAGGCGCGGTCCGCCGCCGAGCATCTCGCTGAATTGCGCCACCAGGGTTTCCGCATCACCGAGAAGGTCGCGGGCATCCCGACCGCGGTGATGGGCGAGTGGGGCGAAGGCGGACCGGTCATCGCCTTCATGGGCGAATATGACGCATTGCCGGGCCTCAGCCAGGAGGCCGGCGTCGCCGAGCACCGTCCGGTCGAGACCGGCGGCCACGGCCATGGCTGCGGTCACAATCTGCTCGGCTCGGCCGCGTTGCTTGCCGCGACCGCGGTGAAGGACTGGCTTGCCGAGAACAAGGTGCCGGGCCGCGTGCGCTATTATGGCTGCCCGGCCGAAGAAGGCGGCGCGGCGAAAGCCTTCATGGTGCGCTCCGGCGCGTTCGAGGACGCCGACATCGCCATCACCTGGCATCCGCACAGTTTCTGGGAAGTCGCGGTGACGCCGTCGCTTGCCAACACCCGTGCCGACTTCATCTTCACCGGCCGCACCTCGCATGCGGCGGCTTCGCCCCATCTCGGCCGCTCCGCGCTCGACGCGGTCGAGCTGATGAATGTCGGCGTGAACTACATGCGCGAGCACATGCCGAGCGACGCGCGCGTGCACTACGCGCTACTCGACACCGGCGGCATCGCACCCAACGTGGTGCAGGCCCATGCCCGCGTGCGCTATTCGATCCGCGCCCGTGACCTTCCCGGCATGAACGAGCTGGCCGGGCGCGTCAGCAAGATCGCCGAGGGCGCGGCGCTGATGACCGAGACCAAGGTCGAGATGAAGATCATCTCCGCGGTCTCCAACATCCTGCCGAACACACCGCTCGAGCAGGCGCTGCACCGGGTCATGGAAGAACTCGGACCGCCGCATTTCGACGATGCGGACAAGGGTTTTGCCAACCAGATCCGCGGCACGCTGACCGACAAGGACATCGCCTCGGTCTATTACGCGATCGGCATGGAGCCGACCGATCGGCCGCTGGCCGACTTCCTGGTGCCGCTGGATGCCAAGCGCAACCCGCTGGTCGGTTCGACCGACGTCGGTGATGTGAGCTGGGTGGTCCCGACGGTGCAGGTTCACGCACCGACGGTCGCGATCGGCACGCCATTCCACACCTGGCAGGTGGTGGCGCAGGGCAAGAGCTCGCATGCCCACAAGGCCATGGTGCAGGCGGCCAAGGCGATGGCGGGCCTGGGCATCAAGGCGCTGATCGAACCGGAACTCATCAAGGCTGCGAAGGCCGACCTCAAGAAGCGGACGGCCAAGACACCTTATGTCTGCCCGCTGCCGGACCACGTCTCGCCGCCGCTCAACATGTCCGTGATGTAG
- a CDS encoding dienelactone hydrolase family protein: MTEAVVDDIVAVLPHLLNALEALGFFARRLHPPAFGSVMSAIGAPDEALQAARAAIGEWPEQFAGLRSRLDTACNETLAAFAGLREVERGNGDLVAVFRTLRHMPRAMEALYPLSLQFPPVSSFFLNAANRENGDLLARLEAGASEHTGIFHDHNEPGSRGGFSVYVPEYYTPDRAMPLVMALHGGSGNGRGFLWSWLRDARSLGAILVAPTATGQTWALMGDDTDTPNLMRIFETVCSRWTVDTSRLLLTGMSDGGTFCYVSGLDGASPFTHLAPVSATFHPLMAEMADATRMQGLPIFITHGKLDWMFPVQTARQTQAALSAAGADVTYREIDDLSHTYPREINAELVAWLNGS, encoded by the coding sequence ATGACCGAGGCCGTCGTCGACGACATCGTGGCCGTGCTGCCGCACTTGCTCAATGCGCTGGAGGCACTCGGCTTCTTCGCTCGGCGTCTGCATCCGCCGGCCTTTGGCTCGGTGATGTCTGCGATCGGTGCGCCGGACGAGGCGTTGCAAGCCGCGCGCGCCGCGATCGGCGAGTGGCCCGAACAATTTGCCGGCTTGCGTAGCCGGCTGGATACGGCCTGCAACGAGACGCTCGCCGCCTTCGCCGGGCTGCGCGAGGTCGAGCGCGGCAATGGCGATCTCGTCGCCGTGTTCCGCACGCTGCGCCACATGCCCCGCGCAATGGAGGCGCTGTATCCGCTGTCGCTGCAGTTTCCGCCGGTGAGCAGCTTCTTCCTCAACGCCGCCAATCGCGAGAATGGCGATTTGCTTGCACGGCTGGAAGCCGGCGCAAGCGAGCACACCGGAATCTTCCACGATCACAACGAGCCGGGCAGCCGCGGCGGCTTCTCGGTCTATGTGCCCGAATATTACACACCGGATCGCGCCATGCCGCTGGTGATGGCACTGCATGGCGGCAGCGGAAACGGTCGCGGCTTCCTGTGGAGCTGGCTGCGCGACGCCCGCAGCCTCGGCGCAATCCTGGTGGCACCGACCGCGACCGGGCAGACCTGGGCGCTGATGGGCGACGACACCGACACGCCCAATCTGATGCGCATCTTCGAAACCGTGTGCAGCCGCTGGACCGTCGACACCTCGCGCCTGCTGCTGACCGGCATGAGCGATGGCGGCACCTTCTGCTATGTCAGCGGGCTCGACGGCGCCTCGCCCTTCACGCATCTTGCGCCAGTCTCCGCAACGTTCCATCCGCTGATGGCGGAGATGGCCGACGCCACGCGGATGCAAGGCCTGCCGATCTTCATCACCCACGGCAAGCTCGACTGGATGTTTCCGGTGCAGACCGCGCGGCAGACGCAGGCCGCGCTTTCCGCGGCGGGCGCCGACGTGACCTATCGCGAGATCGACGATCTCAGCCACACCTATCCGCGCGAGATCAACGCGGAGCTGGTGGCGTGGCTGAATGGAAGTTAG
- a CDS encoding acyl-CoA thioesterase: MEQEATYRGTVYPWQCDHVGHMNIMWYVGKFDEANWNLFARLGLTPSYLRSSGRGMAAVQQNITYERELLAGDIVEIRSRLLELREKSIRFRHDMTNAETGEVAAFCEITGVHMDRGLRKSTPFADTIRDTAMRHLIEPAEV; this comes from the coding sequence ATGGAGCAGGAGGCGACCTATCGCGGCACCGTCTATCCGTGGCAGTGCGATCATGTCGGCCACATGAACATCATGTGGTATGTCGGAAAATTCGACGAAGCCAACTGGAATCTGTTTGCCCGGCTCGGGTTGACGCCGAGCTATCTGCGCTCATCCGGCCGCGGCATGGCGGCGGTGCAGCAGAACATCACCTACGAGCGCGAGCTGCTCGCCGGCGACATCGTCGAGATCCGCAGCCGCCTGCTGGAGCTCCGCGAAAAGTCGATCCGCTTCCGACACGACATGACCAATGCCGAGACCGGCGAGGTTGCCGCGTTCTGCGAGATCACGGGCGTGCACATGGACCGGGGCCTGCGCAAGTCTACGCCGTTCGCCGATACGATCCGCGACACCGCCATGCGCCATCTCATCGAACCGGCCGAGGTCTGA
- a CDS encoding DsbA family protein — translation MTGFRKKGFGPTRRAALTLIGAGALAAGGMTLARAAAADDEVLTEAKVLRDPDVPVAGNPDGNISIIEWSDYNCPYCRKLEPELRQVIKDDGKVRLVLKDWPILGPVSVTAARIALAAKYQDKYHQAHDAMMGVSSRLTEPRINELLAAAGVDMDRLKQDLSGRAKDIDAILKRNNDQAEAFGFRGTPSFIVGKYRVPGVLSMAEFEQVIADARKAKMN, via the coding sequence ATGACAGGATTCAGGAAGAAGGGTTTCGGCCCGACGCGGCGCGCGGCGTTGACGCTGATCGGGGCCGGTGCGCTGGCGGCGGGTGGCATGACCTTGGCGCGCGCCGCCGCCGCCGACGACGAGGTGCTGACCGAAGCCAAGGTGCTGCGCGATCCCGACGTGCCCGTCGCCGGCAATCCCGACGGCAACATCAGCATCATCGAATGGTCCGACTACAATTGCCCCTATTGCCGCAAGCTCGAGCCCGAGCTGCGCCAGGTTATCAAGGATGACGGCAAGGTGAGGCTGGTGCTGAAGGACTGGCCGATCCTTGGGCCGGTCTCGGTCACGGCGGCGCGAATCGCGCTCGCGGCCAAATATCAAGACAAATACCATCAGGCCCATGACGCCATGATGGGCGTCAGCTCGCGCCTGACCGAGCCGCGCATCAACGAGCTGCTTGCGGCCGCCGGCGTCGACATGGACCGGTTGAAGCAGGATCTGTCGGGGCGCGCCAAGGACATCGACGCCATCCTCAAGCGCAACAACGACCAGGCTGAAGCCTTCGGTTTCCGCGGCACGCCGTCCTTCATCGTCGGCAAGTATCGCGTGCCGGGCGTCTTGAGCATGGCCGAGTTCGAGCAGGTCATCGCCGATGCCCGCAAGGCGAAGATGAACTGA
- a CDS encoding AbrB family transcriptional regulator — protein MKQITASLPFEWPSRAKLLSTAETLVIGAAGGLAFLAAGLPGGLISGSMIAVGIAAIAGRKLSVPPLLTQTVLVLLGISLGSVVSRHLIQQVSAYPLTIGLLALATFCSTFGSSYYLQRVHGWDRTSAFLAGSPGALSQITILAVERGADLPGIAVVQTMRVIILTAALPLVLAVAGVAPSVAPSLTTTIASPLDLLELVAASLAASLVLRLIKFPASWMFGAMIASSVLHGAGWVDGGLPNWVRGVALVGIGALIGSRFARMRIKTLAGHINAALGSFAVAIAVSAIFVGIVALTTQVKFSDVVVAFAPGAMDAMLALALTLHIDPIFVGAHHLSRFVFVTIATPGIVHLFGRTQDDVDD, from the coding sequence GTGAAGCAAATCACCGCCTCCTTGCCGTTCGAATGGCCGAGCCGCGCCAAGCTCTTGAGCACGGCGGAGACGCTCGTCATCGGCGCCGCCGGCGGCCTCGCATTCCTGGCCGCGGGCCTTCCGGGCGGCTTGATCTCGGGATCGATGATCGCGGTCGGCATCGCCGCCATCGCCGGGCGCAAGCTGTCAGTGCCGCCGCTCCTGACCCAGACCGTGCTGGTGCTGCTCGGCATTTCCTTAGGCTCAGTCGTCTCGCGGCATCTGATCCAGCAGGTCAGTGCCTATCCGCTGACCATCGGGCTATTGGCACTGGCCACGTTCTGCTCGACCTTCGGCTCGAGCTATTACCTCCAGCGCGTCCATGGCTGGGACCGCACCTCGGCGTTTCTGGCCGGCAGCCCCGGCGCGCTATCGCAGATCACGATCCTGGCGGTCGAACGCGGCGCCGACCTGCCGGGCATCGCGGTGGTGCAGACCATGCGCGTCATCATCCTCACCGCGGCGCTGCCGTTGGTGCTGGCGGTGGCGGGCGTCGCGCCCTCGGTCGCGCCGTCGCTGACGACGACCATCGCTTCACCGCTCGATCTTCTGGAGCTGGTCGCCGCGTCGCTCGCGGCATCGCTCGTGCTGCGGCTGATCAAGTTTCCGGCGAGCTGGATGTTCGGCGCGATGATCGCCTCGAGCGTGCTGCACGGCGCAGGCTGGGTCGATGGCGGCCTGCCGAACTGGGTACGCGGCGTGGCGCTGGTCGGGATCGGCGCGCTGATCGGCAGCCGGTTTGCCCGGATGCGGATCAAGACGCTGGCCGGTCACATCAACGCGGCGCTGGGCTCGTTCGCGGTGGCCATCGCCGTCTCCGCCATCTTCGTCGGCATCGTCGCGCTCACCACGCAGGTGAAGTTCTCAGACGTCGTCGTCGCGTTTGCGCCGGGCGCAATGGACGCCATGCTGGCGCTGGCGCTCACGCTGCACATCGACCCGATCTTCGTCGGCGCGCATCACCTCTCGCGCTTCGTGTTCGTGACGATCGCAACGCCCGGCATCGTGCACCTGTTCGGCCGCACCCAGGACGACGTCGACGATTAG
- a CDS encoding pyridoxamine 5'-phosphate oxidase family protein: protein MTVAARVYASDVAFTPAVKSIQTRKGSREAYARAEQHGWRTEVDEKLAAFLADASSFYFATASADGQPYIQHRGGPKGFLKVLDKQTLAFADYAGNQQYLTQGNLSENPKAYIFIMDYAHRRRVKIWGEARVVEEDDALTASLMPKGYRARPEQVIVFKIAAWDTNCPQHIPQKFDAADVAAALAARDQRIAELEAEVAALKGQTTSAGS from the coding sequence ATGACTGTAGCAGCGCGTGTTTATGCCAGCGATGTGGCCTTCACCCCGGCCGTCAAGTCGATTCAGACCCGCAAGGGTTCGCGCGAGGCGTATGCCCGCGCCGAGCAGCATGGCTGGCGGACCGAAGTCGACGAGAAGCTGGCCGCCTTCCTTGCCGACGCCAGCAGCTTCTATTTCGCTACCGCTTCGGCGGATGGCCAGCCCTATATCCAGCATCGCGGCGGGCCCAAAGGTTTTCTCAAGGTGCTGGACAAGCAGACGCTTGCCTTTGCCGACTATGCCGGCAACCAGCAATATCTGACGCAAGGAAATCTCTCGGAGAATCCCAAGGCCTACATCTTCATCATGGATTACGCCCATCGCCGTCGGGTGAAGATCTGGGGCGAGGCGCGGGTGGTCGAGGAGGACGATGCGCTGACGGCCTCACTGATGCCGAAAGGTTATCGTGCCCGGCCCGAGCAGGTGATCGTGTTCAAGATCGCCGCCTGGGATACCAACTGCCCGCAGCACATCCCGCAGAAGTTCGACGCCGCGGACGTGGCGGCGGCGCTGGCGGCGAGGGATCAGCGCATTGCGGAGCTGGAGGCGGAGGTTGCGGCGCTGAAGGGGCAGACGACGAGCGCAGGCAGCTAA
- a CDS encoding LrgB family protein codes for MSDNPFSLWVYLSQSPLLWLTVTLLVYATTDAVSLTTRRHPLANPVLHAMWIIGAFLLMTGTSYTTYFAGAQFVHFLLGPATVALAVPLYENRKRVVASIVPMLVALVAGSVTAVVSVVLLAEFAGLPRDVVTSLAPKSVTAGVAMGISESLHADPSLTAVSVILTGIMGAIIVTPLMNRTGITDFRARGFAAGLAAHGIGTARAFQVNEIAGVFSGIAMSLNALVTSFLVPIAVTLLVR; via the coding sequence ATGAGCGATAATCCGTTCTCGCTCTGGGTCTATCTCTCGCAGTCGCCGCTGCTCTGGCTGACGGTGACGCTGCTCGTCTATGCGACCACGGATGCGGTCTCGCTGACGACGCGGCGGCATCCGCTCGCCAATCCAGTGTTGCATGCGATGTGGATCATCGGCGCATTCCTGCTTATGACAGGAACGTCCTACACCACCTATTTCGCCGGCGCGCAGTTCGTGCATTTCCTGCTCGGGCCCGCCACAGTCGCGCTCGCCGTGCCGCTCTATGAGAATCGCAAGCGCGTCGTCGCCTCCATCGTGCCGATGCTGGTGGCGCTGGTTGCAGGCTCGGTCACGGCGGTGGTGTCGGTCGTTCTGCTCGCCGAGTTCGCCGGCCTGCCGCGCGACGTGGTGACGTCGCTGGCGCCGAAATCGGTCACGGCGGGGGTCGCCATGGGCATCAGCGAATCCCTGCATGCCGATCCTTCGCTGACCGCGGTCTCGGTCATCCTCACCGGCATCATGGGCGCGATCATCGTGACACCGCTGATGAACCGCACCGGCATCACCGATTTCCGGGCCCGCGGCTTTGCCGCCGGCCTCGCTGCCCACGGTATCGGCACGGCCCGGGCGTTCCAGGTCAACGAGATCGCCGGCGTGTTCTCCGGCATCGCCATGAGCCTGAACGCTTTGGTCACCTCGTTCCTGGTACCGATCGCGGTGACGCTGCTGGTGCGATGA
- a CDS encoding CidA/LrgA family protein, protein MLASLSLILLCQLIGEVVVRGLGLPLPGPVLGLLLLLLLLLARDRFALLARGPLRNDGVETASKGLLAHLSLLFVPAGVGVVQKLDLLASHGIAIILVLALSVIVTLLVTVLVFRLVSRLLRQQEVP, encoded by the coding sequence ATGCTTGCGAGTCTCAGCCTCATTCTGCTCTGCCAATTGATCGGCGAGGTCGTGGTGCGCGGTCTCGGCCTGCCGTTGCCGGGGCCGGTGCTCGGCCTGCTCTTGCTGCTGCTCCTGTTACTTGCCCGTGATCGGTTTGCGCTGCTCGCGCGCGGGCCGCTGCGAAACGACGGCGTCGAGACAGCAAGCAAGGGGCTGCTCGCGCATCTCTCGCTGCTGTTCGTCCCTGCCGGCGTCGGCGTCGTGCAAAAACTCGATCTGCTCGCTTCCCACGGCATCGCGATCATCCTGGTGCTCGCGCTCTCGGTGATCGTGACCTTGCTTGTGACCGTGCTGGTCTTCCGCCTGGTCAGCCGCCTGTTGCGGCAGCAGGAGGTGCCATGA
- a CDS encoding PaaI family thioesterase: protein MTSPDIPAGFEPHFRKAPLTDPWEPLYSKKTDKAVIIGLRLAKPHTNSRGLIHGGLITALADNAMGYSCALTTNWTTSFVTISLSIDFVGSAETGQWLAVESDVIKTGSTICFAQSLIKADDAVIARASGTFRVVPKKG, encoded by the coding sequence ATGACCTCTCCCGACATTCCCGCCGGCTTCGAGCCGCATTTCCGCAAAGCCCCGCTCACCGATCCCTGGGAGCCGCTCTATTCCAAAAAGACCGACAAGGCCGTGATCATAGGCCTGCGCCTGGCGAAACCGCACACCAACAGCCGAGGCCTGATCCATGGCGGCCTGATCACCGCACTCGCCGACAACGCCATGGGCTATAGCTGCGCGTTGACGACGAACTGGACGACCTCGTTCGTGACGATCTCGCTCTCGATCGATTTCGTTGGCTCCGCCGAAACCGGTCAGTGGCTCGCGGTCGAGAGCGACGTGATCAAGACCGGCAGCACCATTTGTTTCGCGCAGAGCCTGATCAAGGCCGACGACGCCGTGATCGCGCGGGCGAGCGGGACGTTCCGGGTGGTGCCGAAGAAGGGGTGA
- a CDS encoding S1C family serine protease — protein sequence MPALTEWRVPPANQPRASDYGFDLDRALASVVGLHAIIPPDAFSAETLGTERAGNGVVIDDGLVLTIGYLVTEAESVWLHLGDGRVVEGHVLGFDAVSGFGLVQALGRLDIEPLPLGSSAEARIGDRVVVGGAGGRTRSVASQIVAKQEFAGYWEYLLDEAVFTYPAHPNWGGTGLINERGELIGIGSLQLERERDGKAEHVNMIVPIDLLKPILDDLRKFGRVNKPARPWLGLYSTEIDNRVVVIGISANGPAARAELKTGDVILAVDGDKVTSQTAFYKKMWALGAAGVDVPLTVHHEGVTFDVTVTSTDRFKLLKAPKLH from the coding sequence ATGCCCGCTCTGACCGAATGGAGAGTGCCGCCGGCCAACCAGCCGCGGGCGAGCGATTACGGTTTCGATCTCGACCGCGCGCTCGCCTCCGTTGTTGGCCTTCATGCCATCATCCCGCCGGACGCTTTCAGCGCCGAGACGCTGGGCACCGAACGTGCCGGCAACGGCGTCGTGATCGACGACGGGCTGGTGCTCACCATCGGCTATCTCGTCACCGAGGCCGAGTCGGTGTGGCTGCATCTCGGCGACGGGCGCGTGGTGGAAGGACATGTGCTCGGCTTCGATGCCGTCAGCGGGTTCGGCCTGGTGCAGGCGCTCGGCCGGCTCGACATCGAGCCGTTGCCGCTCGGCTCGTCGGCGGAGGCCAGGATCGGTGACCGCGTCGTGGTCGGCGGCGCCGGCGGCCGGACGCGATCGGTCGCGAGCCAGATCGTGGCCAAGCAGGAATTCGCCGGCTATTGGGAGTATCTGCTCGACGAGGCCGTGTTCACCTATCCCGCCCATCCGAACTGGGGCGGCACCGGACTGATCAACGAGCGTGGCGAGTTGATCGGCATCGGCTCGCTTCAGCTGGAGCGTGAGCGCGACGGCAAGGCCGAGCACGTCAACATGATCGTGCCAATCGACCTGTTGAAGCCGATCCTTGACGATCTGCGCAAGTTCGGCCGGGTCAACAAACCGGCACGGCCCTGGCTCGGGCTCTATTCGACCGAGATCGACAACCGCGTCGTGGTGATCGGGATCTCCGCCAACGGCCCGGCCGCGCGCGCCGAGCTCAAGACCGGCGATGTCATCCTCGCGGTGGATGGCGACAAGGTCACAAGCCAGACGGCCTTCTACAAGAAGATGTGGGCACTCGGCGCCGCCGGCGTCGACGTGCCGCTGACCGTGCATCATGAGGGCGTCACCTTCGACGTCACGGTCACGTCGACCGACCGCTTCAAGCTCTTGAAGGCGCCGAAGCTGCACTGA
- a CDS encoding PaaI family thioesterase: MAVFEPKNSGYRAAAIAMFDGQPAMRTLGIVIVRLAPGEVELAMLHSPAFTQQNGFVHAGIITAGLDNACGVAAFTLMPSEADILTVEFKTTLLAPARGGRFVFKAEVVKPGRTLTFCEARAFAEHEGKTTLIATMTGTLMAMLPRAAAHATRGD, translated from the coding sequence ATGGCCGTGTTCGAGCCGAAAAATTCGGGCTATCGCGCGGCGGCCATTGCCATGTTCGATGGCCAGCCGGCGATGCGCACGCTCGGCATCGTGATCGTCCGCCTCGCGCCGGGCGAGGTCGAGCTGGCAATGCTGCATTCTCCGGCCTTCACGCAACAGAACGGTTTTGTCCATGCCGGAATCATCACCGCGGGGCTCGACAACGCCTGCGGCGTCGCCGCCTTCACGCTGATGCCATCCGAGGCCGATATCCTCACCGTCGAGTTCAAGACCACGCTGCTCGCGCCCGCTCGCGGCGGGCGTTTTGTGTTCAAGGCCGAGGTGGTCAAACCCGGTCGGACACTGACTTTCTGCGAGGCCAGGGCGTTTGCCGAGCATGAGGGCAAGACCACGCTGATCGCGACGATGACCGGGACGCTGATGGCAATGCTGCCGCGGGCTGCGGCCCACGCGACGCGCGGCGATTGA
- a CDS encoding PsiF family protein has translation MTLASRLAVVAIASLFATGTAFAQTAAPAAKTDTKTDAAATTDKKAPKEHSAESLECSKQADAKGLHGKERKKFRSDCIKTAKGGMAAPAAADKK, from the coding sequence ATGACCCTCGCCTCCCGCCTCGCCGTCGTCGCGATCGCCTCCCTGTTCGCAACCGGCACCGCCTTCGCGCAGACCGCTGCACCGGCCGCCAAGACCGACACCAAGACCGATGCTGCTGCCACCACCGACAAGAAGGCGCCGAAGGAGCACTCGGCCGAATCGCTCGAATGCTCCAAGCAGGCGGACGCCAAGGGACTGCACGGCAAGGAGCGCAAGAAATTCCGCTCCGACTGCATCAAGACCGCCAAGGGCGGGATGGCTGCGCCGGCCGCCGCCGACAAGAAGTAA
- a CDS encoding LysR family transcriptional regulator, giving the protein MDRLEAMHVFVTVADLRGFAPAARKLRLSPSAVTRLIAALEEHLGARLLQRTTRQVTLTDVGTRYLERARRILADVEEADGSAREERNRPSGRLVVSAPVGFGRLHVGPVMTDYLKRYPEVACELRLSDHLVNLVEDAVDAAVRIGHLADSSLVARQVGEMRRIVVATPGYLKRHGEPKTPEALLEHQTILFGPSIAWRFLRDGQEIEVTPNPRFTSNSADAALQYAEAGGGVTRVLAYQAAEGLKRGRLKIVLAKYEQPALPIHIVYPTSRLLSAKVRAFIDLVVETAEWRFG; this is encoded by the coding sequence ATGGACCGCCTTGAAGCCATGCACGTCTTCGTCACTGTCGCCGACCTGCGTGGCTTTGCGCCGGCGGCACGAAAACTGCGGCTGTCGCCTTCGGCGGTAACGCGGCTGATCGCGGCGCTGGAGGAGCATCTCGGCGCGCGGCTGTTGCAGCGGACCACCCGGCAAGTGACCTTGACCGATGTCGGCACGCGCTATCTCGAGCGCGCTCGCCGGATCCTCGCCGACGTCGAGGAGGCCGACGGCTCGGCGCGGGAGGAGCGCAACCGGCCGAGCGGACGGCTGGTGGTATCGGCGCCGGTGGGCTTTGGCCGGCTTCATGTCGGACCGGTGATGACCGACTACCTCAAGCGCTATCCCGAGGTCGCCTGCGAACTCAGGCTGTCGGACCATCTCGTCAATCTCGTCGAGGACGCCGTCGATGCCGCGGTGCGGATCGGCCATCTCGCCGATTCCTCGCTGGTCGCGCGCCAGGTCGGCGAGATGCGGCGGATCGTGGTGGCGACGCCGGGCTATCTGAAACGCCACGGCGAGCCGAAGACGCCGGAAGCGCTGCTGGAGCACCAGACCATCCTGTTCGGCCCCTCGATAGCGTGGCGCTTCCTGCGGGACGGCCAAGAGATCGAGGTGACGCCGAACCCGCGCTTCACCAGCAACAGCGCGGATGCAGCCCTGCAATATGCCGAAGCCGGCGGCGGCGTCACGCGGGTGCTGGCCTATCAGGCCGCGGAGGGACTGAAGCGCGGGCGGCTGAAAATCGTGCTGGCAAAATACGAGCAGCCGGCGCTGCCGATCCACATCGTCTATCCGACCTCGCGCCTGCTCTCGGCCAAGGTGCGGGCATTCATCGATCTCGTGGTGGAGACGGCGGAGTGGAGGTTTGGCTAG